From the Cryptosporidium parvum Iowa II chromosome 2, whole genome shotgun sequence genome, one window contains:
- a CDS encoding mitochondrial import inner membrane translocase subunit tim17, with product LEFYKYVFILSNLKYIYLQILSFIMSDFTREPFPGRVFEDLGGAFSMGCIGGFITSFFKGVKYSSTKREMFSSGMLFARKAAPSLGTSFAIWGGTFSCFDCLFAKLRGKEDHWNAIFSGTATGGLLAIRGGLKTSLKSAMVGGILLTIIESVSIGINRKTIQTPRQQFKEYQRFVQMSEERDKTSKI from the coding sequence TATTTATTCTAAgtaatttgaaatatatatatctgcagattttatcttttattatgaGCGATTTTACCAGAGAACCTTTTCCAGGAAGAGTATTTGAAGACCTTGGCGGAGCCTTTAGTATGGGATGTATTGGTGGGTTTATTACAAGTTTTTTCAAAGGTGTGAAGTACTCCTCAACCAAAAGGGAGATGTTTTCTAGCGGTATGCTTTTTGCTAGAAAGGCAGCTCCTTCTCTTGGCACGAGCTTTGCCATATGGGGTGGAACATTTTCTTGCTTTGATTGCCTTTTTGCCAAATTAAGAGGCAAGGAAGATCATTGGAATGCAATTTTTTCAGGAACAGCAACGGGTGGACTACTAGCTATTAGAGGTGGTCTTAAGACTTCATTAAAGAGTGCAATGGTTGGAGGAATTCTTTTAACTATTATTGAATCAGTTTCCATTGGTATTAACAGAAAGACAATTCAAACACCAAGACAACAATTTAAAGAATACCAAAGATTTGTTCAGATGTCTGAAGAACGAGACAAAACATCTAAGATCTAA